A genomic stretch from Arachis stenosperma cultivar V10309 chromosome 3, arast.V10309.gnm1.PFL2, whole genome shotgun sequence includes:
- the LOC130968797 gene encoding G-type lectin S-receptor-like serine/threonine-protein kinase At2g19130 encodes MTHAHPGQRLSGNQTLVSYGQIFEMGFFSPSGSGNNSRNYYLGIWYKGLPTPQRTVVWVANRDHPVSDPYFSWLELDKHGNLSLYTSTGHAVWSTNSSFSLGPLDSIAANLREDGNFIISRSVDDYSWQSFDYPTDTLLPNAYLEYDNDRGIKRVLKSWLATSNPSTGNFSAEVTTVSVDLAEVQLLQNDGFTESKFCINRFHETIDYVYDFEFHFIVYADIYSYVLFSYGNSYNLARYVLDVSGKLKLLGWSNEWVTVNMDHKKCDFLGHNEDTGVNGKHSGRKNATWVVVEVVIGLTTVIVAIAILLIRLWKRGTTTSSKVMGGDTLKQYNYRDLRKATRNFTIKLGNGGFSTVYKGEFPDSTFVAVKELRGHFREEKQLRAELNTVGLIQHKNLVRLLGFCLQGSQRFIIYDYMPNGSLESHLFQSDSNVLDWRTRYNIILGTAKGLAYLHEHCRDCIIHCDIKPENILLDAEFNPQVADFGLAKLLGRDFSRVLTTMRGTRGYLAPEWFSGVPVTAKVDVYSYGQVLLEIISGRRNMDLVNDDLASYFPAIVFNALNNGEDVLPLVDSKLQGKFSAEEVNRACKVGCWCIQDDENDRPTMKEVVQALEGNLDVGIPPIPQFFLSLAEPSVQKGDLKESKDYSTSSTLPSSFSFQAPVHPVQDEP; translated from the exons ATGACGCATGCTCATCCAG GGCAAAGACTTTCAGGAAATCAAACTCTAGTTTCCTATGGACAAATATTTGAAATGGGTTTCTTCTCACCATCAGGTTCAGGTAACAACTCTCGCAATTATTACCTAGGGATATGGTACAAAGGGTTACCAACGCCACAAAGAACAGTGGTGTGGGTAGCCAACAGGGATCATCCTGTATCTGATCCATACTTTTCTTGGTTAGAACTTGACAAGCATGGCAATCTCTCTCTCTATACTTCCACCGGTCATGCAGTTTGGTCAACCAACTCTTCCTTTAGTTTGGGTCCCTTGGATTCGATAGCTGCTAATCTTCGGGAAGATGGAAATTTTATTATAAGCAGGTCAGTTGATGACTACAGTTGGCAAAGCTTTGATTACCCAACTGATACCTTGCTGCCTAATGCGTATTTGGAATATGATAATGACAGAGGTATTAAAAGGGTTCTGAAATCTTGGCTAGCTACAAGTAATCCATCAACTGGCAACTTCTCTGCTGAGGTAACTACAGTTTCTGTGGATTTAGCTGAGGTTCAATTGTTGCAAAATGATGGTTTTACTGAGTCTAAATTCTGCATAAATCGGTTTCATGAAACCATAGATTACGTGTATgattttgaatttcactttataGTATACGCAGACATTTACTCGTATGTTTTGTTTTCATATGGCAACTCATACAATCTTGCAAGATATGTGTTAGATGTATCTGGAAAGCTCAAACTTTTAGGGTGGTCAAACGAATGGGTTACCGTCAACATGGACCACAAAAAATGTGACTTTCTCGGTCATAATGAGGATACAGGAGTGAATGGCAAACATAGTGGAAGGAAGAATGCTACTTGGGTGGTTGTGGAGGTGGTGATTGGGCTTACTACTGTGATTGTTGCTATTGCCATTTTGCTGATAAGGCTATGGAAGAGAGGCACCACCACTTCATCTAAGGTAATGGGAGGAGATACATTGAAGCAGTACAACTACAGAGATTTGAGAAAAGCAACTAGAAACTTCACAATTAAGCTTGGAAACGGTGGTTTCAGCACTGTTTACAAAGGGGAGTTCCCTGATTCAACTTTCGTAGCTGTCAAGGAACTTCGAGGACACTTTCGAGAAGAAAAACAGCTTCGAGCAGAACTCAATACGGTAGGGCTGATCCAGCACAAAAATCTTGTTCGCTTACTTGGATTCTGCTTACAAGGTTCCCAGAGATTCATAATTTATGATTACATGCCAAATGGTTCTCTAGAATCTCACTTGTTCCAGAGTGATTCTAATGTCTTAGATTGGCGAACTAGATACAATATTATTCTTGGGACTGCCAAAGGTTTAGCTTACTTACACGAGCATTGTAGAGACTGCATCATTCATTGCGACATCAAGCCGGAAAACATTTTGTTGGATGCTGAATTTAATCCTCAAGTCGCGGATTTTGGCTTGGCAAAGCTTCTAGGCCGAGACTTCAGCCGGGTTCTTACCACCATGAGAGGAACAAGAGGCTATCTAGCACCAGAGTGGTTCTCTGGTGTCCCAGTCACTGCAAAAGTTGATGTGTATAGCTACGGCCAGGTCCTTCTTGAGATCATTTCAGGTAGAAGGAACATGGATCTAGTAAATGACGATCTAGCTAGTTATTTCCCGGCAATTGTTTTCAATGCATTGAACAATGGGGAGGATGTTCTGCCTTTAGTAGATTCCAAACTACAAGGCAAATTCAGCGCAGAAGAGGTAAATAGAGCATGCAAGGTTGGTTGTTGGTGCATTCAAGATGATGAGAATGATAGACCAACAATGAAAGAGGTTGTTCAAGCTTTGGAAGGAAATCTTGATGTAGGTATTCCTCCTATTCCCCAGTTTTTCCTGTCCTTAGCAGAACCTTCTGTCCAAAAAGGTGATCTGAAGGAAAGCAAGGATTATAGTACATCGAGCACACTGCCTTCAAGTTTCAGCTTTCAAGCACCA GTTCACCCAGTTCAAGATGAACCTTGA
- the LOC130965719 gene encoding uncharacterized protein LOC130965719 — MVKEEWRGIGEIPFTDKLRALTAPLGRWHRENFGNMDKKILRFEEEIQKIDDMVGNGSYNGTVEVRRKALVTCCEKWYVRKELHWKQMSRSRHARDMDKNMRYFHNLASVRRRNNRIDTLLINGRLIRNQARIKLAIREFYKDLYKQERSPEVGFRDGLVERISQEDCIALEMLPSPEEVKEVVWDCESSKAPECDGYNMNFIKKCWSDIGSDFTAAVLAFFQSSRLPPDANVMWVALAPKFTGAKEIKDLRPISMVGCVYKVIGVYTR, encoded by the coding sequence ATGGTCAAGGAGGAATGGAGAGGGATAGGAGAGATACCATTCACCGATAAACTAAGGGCGTTGACGGCTCCTTTGGGGAGATGGCATAGAGAAAATTTTGGTAATATGGACAAGAAAATTTTGAGGTTTGAGGAAGAGATTCAGAAGATTGATGACATGGTCGGCAATGGGAGCTATAATGGGACAGTGGAAGTAAGACGGAAGGCGCTAGTTACTTGTTGTGAGAAATGGTATGTGAGGAAAGAACTACATTGGAAGCAGATGTCAAGGTCGAGGCATGCGAGGGACATGGATAAAAATATGAGGTACTTCCACAACTTAGCTTCTGTCAGGCGGAGAAATAACAGGATTGATACTTTACTTATTAATGGAAGATTGATAAGGAATCAAGCTAGAATTAAGCTTGCCATCAGGGAGTTTTATAAAGACTTATATAAGCAAGAGAGGTCTCCTGAGGTGGGATTTAGAGATGGTCTGGTAGAAAGGATAAGCCAGGAGGATTGTATTGCTTTAGAGATGCTACCGTCACCTGAGGAGGTTAAAGAGGTAGTGTGGGATTGTGAATCGTCTAAGGCTCCAGAATGTGACGGTTACAACATGAATTTCATAAAGAAGTGTTGGTCTGATATAGGTTCGGATTTCACGGCAGCGGTTCTGGCCTTTTTCCAATCTTCAAGGTTGCCGCCTGATGCTAATGTCATGTGGGTGGCATTGGCCCCCAAGTTTACTGGTGCTAAGGAAATCAAAGATCTGCGTCCAATTAGTATGGTGGGGTGTGTATACAAGGTAATTGGTGTGTATACAAGGTAA
- the LOC130970571 gene encoding transcription factor bHLH162-like, producing MNSLVFQYIPIIMDPGSQPSSSTTNKIERRLIEKNRRNHMKMLYSKLNSLLPNYNPKEALPLPDQVDEAINYIKNLEEKVKTAKEKKDGLLKRMGRKRTRGGGRDGSGCSNTKPPQLEVHETGSCLEIVMTCGLENQFIFYEIIRILNEENIDVKSANSSLLGDSMIHVLHAEIPPLLIQFGATKVSERLKRFVNGSASDIELLQPEFWDFEIDTDIWSF from the exons ATGAATTCACTAGTTTTTCAATATATACCAATAATAATGGATCCTGGAAGTCAACCCTCATCTTCAACCACCAACAAGATTGAAAGAAGGCTCATTGAGAAAAACAGAAGGAACCACATGAAGATGCTTTACTCCAAACTCAACTCTCTTCTCCCTAACTATAACCCCAAG GAAGCGTTGCCACTTCCGGATCAAGTGGACGAAGCTATAAACTACATAAAGAACTTAGAGGAGAAGGTGAAGACAGCCAAGGAGAAGAAAGACGGCTTATTGAAAAGAATGGGAAGGAAAAGGACACGTGGCGGTGGCCGCGATGGTAGTGGTTGCAGCAACACAAAACCGCCACAACTTGAGGTTCATGAAACTGGTTCATGTCTTGAAATTGTAATGACATGTGGCTTAGAAAACCAGTTCATATTCTATGAGATAATTCGCATACTCAATGAAGAGAACATCGATGTTAAGAGTGCTAATTCCTCACTCCTCGGAGATTCTATGATCCATGTTCTCCATGCAGAG ATTCCTCCGCTATTGATTCAATTTGGGGCGACTAAAGTGAGTGAGAGATTGAAAAGGTTTGTGAATGGATCAGCCAGTGATATTGAATTATTGCAACCAGAGTTCTGGGATTTTGAGATTGACACTGATATCTGGAGCTTCTAG